Proteins from one Ipomoea triloba cultivar NCNSP0323 chromosome 1, ASM357664v1 genomic window:
- the LOC115997093 gene encoding probable receptor-like protein kinase At1g80640 isoform X1: MSAVSTPLYASKPTFSPEVQMASEGHNMEPRRKLIIALIAASTVLGLIIFLIFCLWIYHRKKAHKPHKDSVHSSDVVKGLALSQYIRKYNSMKSNSWKLGCVSLMDYKALELGTNNFEESNVLGKGGFGCVYKGKLGENLYVAVKKLEGITQDAIKEFETEVELLSKMQHPNIISLLGYSIRDDTRIIVYELMQNGSLESHLHGPSRGSALTWHLRMKIALDIARGLEYLHEHCNPPVIHRDLKSSNILLDASFNAKLSDFGLAIPDGAQNKNNIKLSGTLGYVAPEYLLDGKLTDKSDVYGFGVVLLELLLGRRPVEKLAPSQCQSLVTWAMPQLTDRSKLPSIVDPVIKNTMDLKHLHQVAAVAVLCVQPEPSYRPLITDVLHSLIPLVPIEMGGTLRITQRASSAAVMPSELRKEIFA, encoded by the exons ATGTCTGCTGTGTCTACACCATTGTATGCATCAAAACCAACCTTTTCTCCAG AGGTCCAGATGGCAAGTGAAGGGCACAACATGGAACCCAGAAGGAAATTGATCATAGCACTCATTGCTGCTTCAACTGTACTGGGTTTAATCATATTTCTCATATTTTGCTTATGGATTTATCATAGGAAGAAAGCTCACAAACCTCACAAGGACAGTGTTCATAGCTCAG ATGTTGTTAAAGGTCTTGCATTATCACAATATATTCGCAAATACAACTCAATGAAGTCAAATTCCTGGAAATTAGGGTGCGTTTCTTTGATGGATTACAAGGCACTAGAATTGGGCACAAATAATTTCGAGGAAAGTAATGTGTTGGGGAAAGGGGGATTCGGGTGTGTATACAAGGGGAAGCTGGGAGAGAACTTGTATGTAGCAGTGAAGAAGCTCGAGGGTATAACTCAGGATGCAATAAAAGAATTCGAG ACTGAGGTTGAGCTATTGAGTAAAATGCAGCACCCAAATATAATCTCGTTGTTGGGATATAGCATCCGTGATGATACAAGGATTATCGTCTATGAATTGATGCAAAATGGGTCCTTGGAAAGTCATCTGCACG GACCTTCTCGTGGATCGGCTTTAACATGGCATCTAAGAATGAAAATTGCGCTCGATATAGCAAG GGGATTAGAATATTTGCATGAACACTGCAACCCACCAGTTATCCATAGAGATCTGAAATCTTCTAATATTCTTCTAGATGCCAGCTTCAATGCTAAG CTTTCAGATTTCGGTCTTGCCATACCAGATGGGgctcaaaacaaaaataacatcAAGCTCTCGGGAACATTAGGTTATGTAGCACCGGAATACCTTTTAGATG gaaaattaactgataagagTGATGTTTACGGTTTTGGTGTTGTGCTTTTGGAGCTTCTACTAGGAAGAAGACCTGTCGAGAAACTTGCACCATCTCAGTGCCAGTCTCTTGTCACATGG GCCATGCCTCAGCTCACAGATAGATCAAAGCTTCCGAGCATCGTGGATCCTGTGATAAAAAATACAATGGATTTAAAGCACTTACATCAG GTTGCTGCTGTTGCAGTGTTGTGTGTTCAACCGGAGCCAAGCTATCGCCCGTTAATAACAGACGTTTTACACTCTCTTATCCCCCTCGTTCCCATCGAGATGGGCGGAACACTGAGAATCACGCAACGCGCATCTTCTGCAGCTGTTATGCCTTCagaattgagaaaagaaatttttGCATAG
- the LOC115997093 gene encoding probable receptor-like protein kinase At1g80640 isoform X2: MSAVSTPLYASKPTFSPEVQMASEGHNMEPRRKLIIALIAASTVLGLIIFLIFCLWIYHRKKAHKPHKDSVHSSGCVSLMDYKALELGTNNFEESNVLGKGGFGCVYKGKLGENLYVAVKKLEGITQDAIKEFETEVELLSKMQHPNIISLLGYSIRDDTRIIVYELMQNGSLESHLHGPSRGSALTWHLRMKIALDIARGLEYLHEHCNPPVIHRDLKSSNILLDASFNAKLSDFGLAIPDGAQNKNNIKLSGTLGYVAPEYLLDGKLTDKSDVYGFGVVLLELLLGRRPVEKLAPSQCQSLVTWAMPQLTDRSKLPSIVDPVIKNTMDLKHLHQVAAVAVLCVQPEPSYRPLITDVLHSLIPLVPIEMGGTLRITQRASSAAVMPSELRKEIFA; this comes from the exons ATGTCTGCTGTGTCTACACCATTGTATGCATCAAAACCAACCTTTTCTCCAG AGGTCCAGATGGCAAGTGAAGGGCACAACATGGAACCCAGAAGGAAATTGATCATAGCACTCATTGCTGCTTCAACTGTACTGGGTTTAATCATATTTCTCATATTTTGCTTATGGATTTATCATAGGAAGAAAGCTCACAAACCTCACAAGGACAGTGTTCATAGCTCAG GGTGCGTTTCTTTGATGGATTACAAGGCACTAGAATTGGGCACAAATAATTTCGAGGAAAGTAATGTGTTGGGGAAAGGGGGATTCGGGTGTGTATACAAGGGGAAGCTGGGAGAGAACTTGTATGTAGCAGTGAAGAAGCTCGAGGGTATAACTCAGGATGCAATAAAAGAATTCGAG ACTGAGGTTGAGCTATTGAGTAAAATGCAGCACCCAAATATAATCTCGTTGTTGGGATATAGCATCCGTGATGATACAAGGATTATCGTCTATGAATTGATGCAAAATGGGTCCTTGGAAAGTCATCTGCACG GACCTTCTCGTGGATCGGCTTTAACATGGCATCTAAGAATGAAAATTGCGCTCGATATAGCAAG GGGATTAGAATATTTGCATGAACACTGCAACCCACCAGTTATCCATAGAGATCTGAAATCTTCTAATATTCTTCTAGATGCCAGCTTCAATGCTAAG CTTTCAGATTTCGGTCTTGCCATACCAGATGGGgctcaaaacaaaaataacatcAAGCTCTCGGGAACATTAGGTTATGTAGCACCGGAATACCTTTTAGATG gaaaattaactgataagagTGATGTTTACGGTTTTGGTGTTGTGCTTTTGGAGCTTCTACTAGGAAGAAGACCTGTCGAGAAACTTGCACCATCTCAGTGCCAGTCTCTTGTCACATGG GCCATGCCTCAGCTCACAGATAGATCAAAGCTTCCGAGCATCGTGGATCCTGTGATAAAAAATACAATGGATTTAAAGCACTTACATCAG GTTGCTGCTGTTGCAGTGTTGTGTGTTCAACCGGAGCCAAGCTATCGCCCGTTAATAACAGACGTTTTACACTCTCTTATCCCCCTCGTTCCCATCGAGATGGGCGGAACACTGAGAATCACGCAACGCGCATCTTCTGCAGCTGTTATGCCTTCagaattgagaaaagaaatttttGCATAG